One stretch of Microplitis mediator isolate UGA2020A chromosome 9, iyMicMedi2.1, whole genome shotgun sequence DNA includes these proteins:
- the LOC130674329 gene encoding myb-like protein W, producing MDVDKSIINCADGTVDNIVNCLVIKKRGRKQQLYRCDECLYSSKRNFNVQRHKIRIHTEKINKKCCGKRFRTKADWYYHVEDFHPGLRENSYVSKKKYQILGSKAPEVRTNHQFNYSCRFYASETQTQVKKFYKSSKRTSLRIKNKLERKCALMVREFNDTGSMDYDLDDMPLYYRKKYPQLRYRSPVHYQLPVPETDQQSQLNTQMEIDFSSDFTNDIKYSDASFGSSSDKFNNYSDFTNNNRTNDDNNNNNNNYYYYDSNNNYYNKEILGSGDDSGFNESFIVPEVHHEEIIEHSVEEEAHKFIEEDKIDDNYYDECKIHSVMQKSESMVSKIDDDKMANLNILPPKKRILRQWETNVISTSVRQLKPKLKNIKKSSIVGKNNEENNKENGDKGFKIVVRREMSIWEEKECNKENEGGCKVVIMEEKSREVYWNAEERHRAFLNSFDFDRFKIL from the exons aTGGATGTTGACAAAAGTATAATTAATTGTGCAGATGGTACTGTGGAtaatattgttaattgtcttgtGAT aaaaaaaagaggTAGAAAACAACAACTCTATCGATGCGATGAATGTCTTTATTCaagtaaaagaaattttaatgtgCAGCGTCATAAAATAAGAAttcacacggaaaaaattaataaaaagtgttgtg gtAAAAGATTCCGAACCAAAGCTGACTGGTACTATCATGTGGAAGACTTCCACCCAGGATTACGGGAAAATTCATACgtatcaaagaaaaaatatcaaatactCGGCTCAAAAGCACCTGAAGTACGTACTAATCATCAGTTTAATTACTCATGCCGATTCTACGCCTCAGAAACGCAGACgcaggtaaaaaaattctacaaaTCGTCAAAGAGAACATCACttcgtattaaaaataaattggaaCGTAAATGTGCGTTAATGGTACGTGAATTTAACGACACTGGTTCAATGGATTATGATTTAGATGACATGCCGCTTTATTATCGCAAGAAATATCCTCAATTACGATATCGATCTCCAGTCCATTATCAATTGCCGGTGCCAGAAACCGACCAACAAAGTCAATTAAATACTCAGAtggaaattgatttttcatcaGATTTTACTAATGATATTAAGTACTCTGACGCTAGTTTCGGTTCAAGTTctgataaatttaacaattacaGCGATTTCACCAATAATAACCGTACTaacgatgataataataataacaataacaattattattactatgatagtaataataattattataataaagaaatattaGGAAGTGGTGATGATTCTGGATTCAATGAAAGTTTTATTGTACCGGAAGTTCATCATGAAGAAATAATTGAACATTCTGTTGAAGAAGAAGCTCACAAATTCATTGAAGAAGATAAAAtcgatgataattattatgatgagtGTAAAATTCATTCAGTGATGCAAAAATCCGAATCAATGGTTTCTAAAATTGATGATGATAAGATggctaatttaaatattttgcctCCCAAAAAACGTATTCTGCGTCAATGGGAGACAAATGTAATTTCAACAAGTGTTCGTCAACTAAAACCAAAGCtcaagaatattaaaaaatcatcgaTTGTCGGTAAAAATAATgaggaaaataataaagagaACGGGGATAAAGGATTTAAAATAGTAGTTCGTCGTGAGATGTCAATATGGGAAGAAAAAGAATGTAACAAAGAAAATGAAGGGGGTTGCAAAGTTGTGATAATGGAAGAAAAGTCACGTGAAGTATATTGGAACGCTGAGGAACGCCATCGAgcttttttgaattctttcgatttcgatagatttaaaatactataa